In Capra hircus breed San Clemente chromosome 26, ASM170441v1, whole genome shotgun sequence, the following are encoded in one genomic region:
- the LOC106503889 gene encoding scavenger receptor cysteine-rich domain-containing protein SCART1-like, producing the protein MVCRQLGCGRAVGAPKYVPLPGEAVQPWLHNVSCRGDEASLWGCGLGAWTKSKCPYEWVVVALCSNGTFREVRLVKGRSPCAGLPEIRNVNGVDRLCGLHREEATVFCQELG; encoded by the exons ATGGtctgcaggcagctgggctgCGGCCGGGCCGTGGGCGCCCCCAAGTACGTCCCGCTGCCCGGAGAGGCGGTGCAGCCCTGGCTCCACAACGTGTCCTGCCGGGGAGACGAAGCCTCCCTCTGGGGGTGCGGCCTGGGGGCCTGGACGAAGAGCAAGTGCCCCTATGAGTGGGTGGTGGTGGCTCTATGTTCCA ACGGCACTTTCCGGGAGGTACGGCTGGTGAAGGGCCGGAGCCCCTGCGCAGGGCTCCCTGAGATCAGGAATGTGAACGGGGTGGACCGCCTCTGTGGCCTGCACCGGGAGGAGGCCACGGTGTTCTGCCAGGAGCTGGGGTGA